In the Ranitomeya imitator isolate aRanImi1 chromosome 2, aRanImi1.pri, whole genome shotgun sequence genome, acttctcccCAGTATGACTTTTCTGATGTCTAACTAGCTGTGATTTAtcgttaaaacatttctcacaatctgaacaggaaaatggcttcagcTGTACAGGAAGTCTTTGACGTGTTACAAGATTTGATTTATCGctataacttttcccacattccaaaTCTAAAATTGGCTTCTCTCTTGTTTGACTAAACTCCAGTCTATCGAAATGTGATTTAGTACTATGATGTTTCTCATAATCTGGAAAGGAATACAGCTTCTCCCCTGTGATATCTCTTTGATGATCATCACTCTTTCTGGGACTTTCACTTTGCTTAGCAGTCTTTGATGAATCTGATAATCGGACATATATAAAAGGATTAGATGATAGATCTTTGTTGGGAAGAGTTGATGGTAAGTCTGGAATAATGGCTTTCTCTTCATATGTATGTTGTGTGATACCACAATCATCGCCTTTAAAATCTGAAGATATCACATATCTCCCTGACCACCTGACACAATCATCTGTCAAAAATAAAActgtattattttttaataatttaactTTACAATTATATAAAATATGTATAACATTTTTATATAGAACACTTCCATAATAAAGTAATTTTAGGTGGTGTCCATCTCACAGCCTGTCTGGAAAGTATGGATAAAGAGAATGAATCTTGCCTATCATCAAGTACCGTATTTACTCTTGTATAAACCGACCCCAGTATAAGCCGAGACATCGAAATTTGCCTCGAAAAAACTGGGAaaccgtattgactcgagtataagctgggtatgcattgtcccctaatccttATTCTCGTATGCATGGttactcatccccatcctggtatgcatggctcgttattcccatccttgtttgcatggctccttattcccatcctcccatgcatggctccttattcccatccttgtctgcatggctccttattcccatccttgtatgtatggccccataaaaaagcatgaaaaaaaacatcctacttaccttccctgcgtgccctcgcagcatctcgttccagtgccagcagctcctgcggccgagcgatcacgtgtccccgctcattaagggaaTGACTATTCTCCTCTCTCCACACCTatcggagtggagagaggtgaatattcattaccttaataagtgGGCACCCATGATAGCCTGGCAGATGCTTTGAAGCCGGTGATTGCTGCTGACACTGTGCGCGCGCTATAAGACCAATGAATTTTCTCtgcaagtgcagtgaatattcatttctttttagcagcggacacaggctttagctgcagccgccggcttctgcCTCCGGTCACCCATTGCTCCGACACTCTCCGTCCCCCGctgtcttctgggacaatgacttgtgtggAAGctgagggggcattttcagcacacatAAATGTGCTGAAAAACCCAGCTTATACGGTTAATATTTTATTAGTAGGAATATTTAGTTATAGTTTTCGCAATGATCAAAGATACATACTACATTTTAAATGTGCAGGCATTTGTGAACCCTACAACTCTGTGTCCATGGATTTAATTACAAATATAAGCTTTGATACAAATAATCTTTCTTGGGACTAGGAAGACAGAATATACACTAAACAACTGAAAGAACACACATTGGAAAAGAACGTAAAATTGTAGTAGCCAGTATCTGAGAACAATCTGTGACATCTCAGCATTTAGTggacactactcacctgggtagtcgtatataggaatctcctctttacaccgcaccTCActactcacatatgtctctgtagtattaatatgggtcagatcttcaccctaaaacaaatattgtaaaagtcacagacagatggagaagtcacatctatgatcatctctaatcctgccatctccactgttctcattacacaagtataaaacatataatacttgtggataaaacaagactgaacacaagaccttcacagccatctacacacatcatagaggagatctcatgacaccttctgtccatctacctgatgatctcgAGGAACATTGAGAATTTCTTGTTCAcattcctgtggaagaagaggacggggacatctctctggtgttgtcctcttactggatagaactggagaaaACACATACAGGAAACTAAATTCAttctttatatacagttaggtccatatatatttggacagagacaacatttttctaattttggttatagacattaccacaatgaattttaaacaaaacaattctggtgcagttgaagttcagactttcagctttcatttgagggtatccacattaaaattggatgaagggtttaggaatttcagctccttaacatgtgccaccctgttttaaaagggaccaaaagtaattggacagattcaataattttaaataaaatattcatttttagtacttggttgaataccctttgttggcaatgactgcctgaagtcttgaactcatggacatcaccagacgctgtgtttcctcctttttgatgctctgccaggccttcactatggtggttttcagttgctgtttgtttgtgggcctttctgtctgaagtttagtctttaacaaatgaaatgcatgctcaattgggttgagatcagatgactgacttggccattcaaaaatattccacttctttgctttaataaactcctggattgctttggctttatgttttgggtcattgtccatctgtagtatgaaacggcgaccaatcagtttggctgcatttggctggatctgagcacacagtatggctctgaatacctcagaattcattcggctgcttctgtcctgtgtcacatcatcaataaacactagtgacccagtgccactggcagccatccatgcccaagccatcacacggattccgtcgtgttttacagatgatgtggtatgctttggattatgagctgtaccacgccttcgccatacttttctctttccatcattctggtagaggttgatcttggcttcatctgtccaaagaatgttcttccagaactgtgctggcttttttagatgctttttagcaaagtccagtctagtctttttattcttgatgcttatcagtggcttgcaccgtgcagtgaaccctctgtatttactttcatgcagtcttctctttatggtagatttggatattgatacgccgacctcctggagagtgttgttcacttggttagttgttgtgaaggggtttctcttcaccatgaagaTAATTCTGCGATGATCCACCActtttgtcttccgtgggcgcccaggtctttttgcattgatgagttcaccagtgctttctttctttctcaggatgtaccaaattgtagatttttccactcctaatattgtagcaatttctcggatggggcttttctgttttcgcagcttaaggatggcttgtttcacctgcatggagagctcctttgacagcatgtttacttcacagcaaaaccttccaaatgcaagcaccacacctcaaatcaactccaggccttttatctgcttaattgagaatgacatagcgaagggattgcccacacctgtccatgaaatagccttggagtcaattgtccaattacttttggtccctttaaaaacagggtggcacatgttaaggagctgaaactcctaaacccttcatccaattttaatgtggataccctcaaatgaaagctgaaagtctgatcttcaactgcatctgaattgttttgtttaaaattaattgtggtaatgtctataaccaaaattagaaaaatgttgtctctgtccaaatatatatggacctaactacaGATAATTATAAGATGGAGGGGTTTAGTCCTTTCTATTACCTGGTgacgtgaggggctggggaacctccatcatgacatccttataCACATCTGTGTGTCCTTGtacatactcccactcctccatagagaaatagacggtgacatcctgacaccttataggaacctgacacatacaataatATTGTTATCCGcctgatcccttcatagcattactgtataatgtcccaacattcccagcagtgtcacctctccagtcagcagctcaaccatcttgtaggtgagttctaggatcttctggtcattgatgtcctcatgtatcagggggtgaggtgggggCACCGCGATTGGGCTCACGGGTCTTCCCCaaccctcagacacaggggcctgacagtgctcactacaggtcttcttcactactgtgtaatcctggttatggagatgcacattaataaatctcacaacAGACATTTCCAGATTCCTCACCCCTCCAATTCTGTCCATCTGCTATtctcatagataagaatgatgtaatgggacgtcatcagaatctctcacctctccagtaagccggaagaggatctctagtgtgaggtgtaatatcctctccgccatcttgtccctgtccctatccatccttaatGGGTCaattagaaaaaaattattatataaaaGATCTCCACCgagaggatccaatattgtagGGACCTAAACGGGGAGAAGATGAtctgatgtaacatcataaagaatcTCATGTAATAACAAAATTACAGAAGATATAAAGTGTAGACGTCATAATCACTGATCATACTTACTGGCATCACCACTGCAAACATAGACTGACAGAGTCCATTAGAGCATCAGCATCGGAGTGGTGAGAGATTTAACATGTATTTAGATGTTTTATTCAACAGCTTTACACTTGTAAATCCTAACTTGACATGAGCAAATCAAATCTGTCTAAAAATTCATAAGCAATTCAGATTCAATAGAACACAATTTTTTTGCAATCTATTTActtgaattcagcaaaatggcagccacaTAGCCACTAATTTTTCTGGATTCTTTTAAAGGCCGGGAACagattcaaaaataaaaatacggtACTTTGACATTCACCTGTTCCACCTCTTAACCTCATAACCTGGTCCCTTTCAGGCTCCCTCCATCCAGGTCAGTACTTCTTTTCTTTTGCCGCTGATTAGACCTCAAGCAGTGTCATGGTGTCACCTGACACCTAGTGATGTTGCATTGAAGAATAAAGGCAAAATTGAGAAGGCCATAACCGAAAGGGATGGAGCCAGTGATGGACTGAGTGGGGACCTGTGGccggacagttttttttttttaaattattaccgTATTTTCTAAATGTTTTTTCGAGGAATTGGGGCACATTAAActcacaataaataaatgtgatgcAAATCGAATTTCATGTCTAAATTCAAGAAAAAGAAAACATTGACATTTCAACAGATTCACTAATTTCTAGTCCTAATCCACTGGTTCCCAATTAGTTATACACAGAACTATAGATGTTTGTCTTTCTCTTCAAATGgtttagaaataaaaaataaaaataaaaaaaagacacactTCTGTTCACTGTGATTCCATATGAAATCGCTGTCTCCCCAATCACTTCAGTGAAGATTTGAATAGGTAACGCCAGTTTATTTGTGACAGCAATGCAAGAAACATTGGCTTTCTCACTTCTGATTTGCACGAGAGTACAGCAGTGTGCTGTGATTCATTTTTTGTGGTCTGAGGGTATGTCTGGATCCGATATTTATCAAAGACTTGGTGTACAGTATAGAAAAAGTGTTTTGCCGTGAAGAACTTTGTATGAATGAATAGAGAAGTTCAAGGAAGTTCACACAAATTAGATCGTGATGAAGAAATTCGGTGGTTTTAACGATGCTACTCCCTGTGAGCAATCTGAAGTATTACAGGAACCATTTCTATATAAAGTCCGGCTGGTTTATTTCAGTCCccataaaccacatcacaggaaaactTAAGTACAGCCTTTGTACTGCAAAAGTGAAACATAAAGCAAACAGTCCATACAATAGTCCGGGCTCGCCCACTAGGattagagtccagcttcttagtcctttTGCAAAACCACACAATCCTGAAGGTCTAGTGACCTTCATACACAGAAACATGTATCAGATATACAGGTCCCACTTTACAGTGTGAACCACATCCAGGGGCTGGAGATATGATGAGCAGCCTACCCACCCTGactcttcagctgctcacaatTAGAACTGGGCCTaagatggccgattaacccctcttagTACTATGTGTACTAGAGCATTGCTCCAGGCTTATATCACAGAGGATATGCACCTCTGAGATACTTATCTCCTATCCACTATGTGTCCGTCAGTGACCTTACGTAAACTGATTTTGTTGGATAGGCAAGTGCCAGTGGATTATGTCTCTTCAAAGAAGTCCCGGGAGGATGAAGATTCACATCTATGAGGAGGTGAAGACAGTGATGCAtaatgggcataatgaccatccttacgtttggaggaaaaaaggagaaGCTTGTAACCCTAAGAACGCCATTCtaactgtgaaacacaggggtgaCAGCATCATGTCGTGGGTTTCTTTTGCGccgggagggactggtgcacttcacaaaaaagatggcatcatgagaaaagaagattatgtggcaatactgaagcaacatctaaaTACATCACACAGAAAGTTAcagcttgggcagaaatgggttttccaaatggacaatgacccgaagcacactGCCAAAATGGTAAAAAAGTGGCTTCAGAATAGCAAAGTCAATGTTTTAGAGTGGCAataacaaagccctgatctcaatcctattgaaaatttatgggcaaaactGAAAAGGCAGGTGAGAGCAAGGCGACCCAAGTCATTCaagttaagggcaatggtaccaaatactaatgaaatgcatGTAAACTTTGACTTTGctttaagtaataaaaatgccttaaaacattctcactCATtaatctggcatttggcaaatattaataatggtTTTTGTCCTCCTCTCCTGGGAGTTTGTAGCTAACTCTCCCAAACCCTATGTGAGATTATAACTTCCCAGCGGAAGGTCATAGAGCAGTGGTTCTGGTGGCATCGAATCCGACCGGGAccccattaaggtaccgtcacacatagcgacgctgcagcgataccgacaacgatccggatcgctgcagcgtcgctgtttggtcgctggagagctgtcacacagaccgctctccagcgaccaacgatcccgaggtccccggtaaccagggtaaacatcgggtaactaagcgcagggccgcgcttagtaacccgatgtttacactggctaccatcctaaaaagtaaaaaaacaaacgctacatacttaccttctgctgtctgtcctcggcgctctgcttctctggtctggctgtgagcgccgggcagccagaaagcagagcggtgacgtcactgctctgctttccggctgaccgacgctcacagccagagcaggaggagagcagagcacagcgctggaggacagacggctgtaggtaagtatgtagtgtttgtttttttacttttaggatggtaaccagggtaaacatcgggttactaagcgcggccctgcgcttagttacccgatgtttaccctggttaccagcaaagacatcgctgaatcggtgtcacacacgccgattcagcgatgtctacggggagtccagagacgaaataaagttctggactttcttccccgaccagcgatctcccagcaggggcctgatcgctgctgcctgtcacactggacgatatcgctagcgaggacgctgcaacgtcacggatcgctagcgatatcgtctagtgtgacagtacctttacacttGGAGACCAAACATGAATTTGCTACCTGGCTTCTACTAGCCATTTTGCATATCTACCCATGCTGTGGTTCTAGAATGGATTAAGACCCTGGAAGGCGTTTGGCCCATTCCAGAGATCTAAAAAATATAACAGCTGAGTGGCTAATATGTGCAATAATTCCATATTCTCCTTAAATCTCCTTACAAAATCCTATCTGATTGCAGGAAGTTTGAATGAAGCAGTCACACAGTGTGGACCTCACAGGTGGTCATCCTGTATGAACCTGGATACTAGCTGGAGGGGATGGACCACCTGCTGAGGCAGGTGTCCGGTTACAGCTGTTACCTGCCATTTAAATCCCCCCATTTTCTGCACACCTCTCTTGGTATTGTAGTCCATCCATTCCTTTAATAATCTTGGCTGCACTTGTCTGTACCCGCTGTAGTTCAGCTTTGTCCTTCTTAGACACCGAAGATCTAAACTGTATGGAGTATTCTAAATGTGGCCgcactaatgacttgtatagaggcaaagcTGTATTCACATAATGAGAATCTGTTCCTGTTTTAATGCAtccaattattttatttgccttggtaGCAGCTGCAGGGCATTGGTCACTAAAGTTGAGTTTGCCGTCCACTCACACGCCTATTGTTGTACCACTTAGTACATAATTCTACATTTTATTTCCTAGCTTAAGTTTGTGACCTTATATTTAGCTACATTAAACTTCAGTTGCAATTTCTAAGCCCAAGCCTCCAGCTGACAAAAATCCATCTATAATATTTATCTCCTCTGTGTTGATGACCTTAGCTTAGAAAGCTAAGTATCAGTTGTAAATATTGTAATTTTATTCtttgttatttttttcatataATTTAATTTTATTGAGTAATTTTACtctttattagagatgagcgaacatcatcGGCTtcatccttattcggcaagctatagcactttcgaagaagctgcatcgggaaccttgATACCTGTAACGCTCCCGATAAGCAGctacatgtgtcgtggctgtgtgacagtcacaacacacaagcTTTCCATGCTTGTGTTGTGACTATCACATAGCCGCatgacatgcagctgtggcgccgaacagctgattatcgggagcgctccaggtatccgggttccctctgcagcttctttggtaagagctttagcttgccgaataaggaaggAGCCGACGATGTTCACTCATGTCTACTCTTTATGACCCTTACAAGATGATtagtaaatatgttaaaaagaaaaggATGCAATACTAACCCCTGGGGTACCATACTGTTAACTGTTGCCCAATCAGAGTGTGCACCTTCAATAATAAGCCTCTgcttcttaaccctccgtcacatacaactgatctgacaggcgcttctcttttactttcatttctccttcctcaccagattgtgaggaaatcccctccctccaggtagtctcctgtctcttgaaggtctgtgaaacctgatatcacagttggatttcagagcttcaggggagaggatatagctgcacagatctctcaggctcattgtatgtgaatacgtcacattcagtaaggttggtattttatgtttttattcatcacaatagtttatttagcttgttttatgaatgtatagcacaaaatgtgaggatatttcatagaaataagggagattttataaaagaaagtgtgctgctcaggcatatacagtagttccctaacatattccttctcttgcttcagattatctgctgaaatggagaggaaaatgtacaatttatccaaacaacttgatgttgaggaagtaacaaacatgctgttagatgatagagacctcacactgaatgaggatttaggagaggaaagtgagattgattctcatgatgaggtggaagaatgtgtcctggattctgaaacagagcaagatggtgacagtggtgaggatgaagaagttggatcatattatattggaaaagataaaaatactaaatggaacaagaagccattccagaaaaaacgtagggaacctttaaacattattactcaccttcctgcagtaataggaactgcacgtaatgcaaaaactgcagttgaatgctggaacagtatatttacagatgacattctggactctattgtcacatataccaaccaatatatagacattataaaggacaagtacatctgcaacagaaccatcaagcccacagatgaaatagaactgcgtgctttttttggattactgtaccttgcaggagcttatagggcaaatagacaaagtttggaggaactttggggtaaagatcgggatggagttgaaaaatttagccttgttatgtccataaacagattcaagattctaattcgttgccttcggtttgacgacagaactacccgaaccgaacgcaaaacacatgaccgacttgctccaattcgtgatatatttcaaagatttgttgtaaactgtaaacaaagttattaccctggagagaatctcactattgacgaaatgctccctggttttcgtggtagatgtgcctttcgtcaatatattccatcaaagccaaacaaatatggaataaaaatgtatgcccttgttgatgccagtaagacctacacttacaacctggaagtttatgcaggaaaacaaccagaaggtccatactgtgtgagcaacaaatccattgatgttgtaaaaagactggctgaacccttatttggatcgggttgcaatattacagctgacaattggtttacaagttgtgatctgattgattatctgaaaattcagaagctgtcatatgtgggaactgtaagaaaaaacaaaagggaattgccgccacagtttgtaagtgtgaaagagagacaacagtacagcagtatgtttgcattccataatggaaaggctttagtttcctatgtaccacatgccaaaaaaatcgtacttcttctatcaacacttcatgatgatgctgccatcgatcctgggactggggcagaaaaaaacccggagataattacattttacaatgccaccaaagggggtgtggatacagcagatcagatgtgctccactttcaacgtcagcagaaacatcaaacgctggccaatggtcatattttttgctatgttgaatttgggtggtataaattcacaagtaatttatcttgaaaacaagcttgaaccactccgtagacgattgtatctgaaaaaattggcccatgaactagtacttggagagctacgcaggagaagcgtgaaaacaatcggtatcccctctcgccttcaagttcagctcaaaaggttccgcccagaagatgatggtgaaaagtcaccatctgcaccacctcacaaaagaaggagatgcaccacctgccaaacggaacgcggaaccagaaggctttcaaattatgaatgtctcaaatgtcataaagcaatttgcctgacacatgcaaaaatggtgtgtaattcttgctatttgctctgcaagtgtgacttttctggggaaacctcagcatctacttctgattgaatatgtttctaatagtacttaaggtaccttaaaattaagtttgtgttcaaaaattttctttgtacatttttttgagagagtcgaactggggactatttggcgggagttttgaaaagtttgtatttcatagttattagttttatgttaagtaaatggttttttttgcaactgattatgtgtagtctcttttattacatccctatgaaggtcactgatcacttttagagcactgaaattgcaaacattagatattataggtatttttccagcaggcgcctgacaggcacattgtatgtgaactcgttagtccgaatattgtatgtgacggagggttaacattGAGTCCATTGTTAAACCTATTAAACATATTTTCTCCTagtcccattattctcattttatgtactaGCCCTTAATGTGGCACCGTATTACAGTAAATgcatttgaaaagtccatatacagtacaaaccaaaagtttggacacaccttctcatttcaagatttttctgtattttcatgactatgaaaatttttaattcacactgaaggcatcaaaactaagaattaacacatgtggaattatatacttaaagaagtgtgaaacaactgaaaatacgtcttatattctaggttcttcaaagtagccaccttttgctctgatgactgctttgcacagtcttggctttcccttgatgagcttctagaggtagtcaccgtaaatggttttcacttcacagttgttccctgtcaggtttaataagtgggatttcttgccttataaatggggttgggaccatcagttgtgttgtgcagaagtctggtggatacacagctgatagtcctactgaatagactgttagaatttgtattatggcaagaaaaaagcagctaagtaaagaaaaacgagtggccatcattactttaagaaatgaaggtcagtcagtaagaAAAAtcgggaaaactttgaaagcgttcccaagtgcagtggcaaaaaccatcaggcgctacaaagaaactggctcacatgaggaccgccccaggaaaagaagaccaagagtcacctctgcttctgaggagaagtttatctgcgtcaccagcctcagaaatagcaggttaacagcag is a window encoding:
- the LOC138663966 gene encoding oocyte zinc finger protein XlCOF22-like, with product MWCAALQVEVPTILDPLGGDLLYNNFFLIDPLRMDRDRDKMAERILHLTLEILFRLTGEDYTVVKKTCSEHCQAPVSEGWGRPVSPIAVPPPHPLIHEDINDQKILELTYKMVELLTGEVPIRCQDVTVYFSMEEWEYVQGHTDVYKDVMMEVPQPLTSPVLSSKRTTPERCPRPLLPQECEQEILNVPRDHQGEDLTHINTTETYVSSEVRCKEEIPIYDYPDDCVRWSGRYVISSDFKGDDCGITQHTYEEKAIIPDLPSTLPNKDLSSNPFIYVRLSDSSKTAKQSESPRKSDDHQRDITGEKLYSFPDYEKHHSTKSHFDRLEFSQTREKPILDLECGKSYSDKSNLVTRQRLPVQLKPFSCSDCEKCFNDKSQLVRHQKSHTGEKSFSCSQCGKCFLQRSDLVRHQRSHTGEKPFSCSECWSCFTEKSHLVRHQRIHTGEKPFLCSECGICFTEKSHLVTHQRIHTGEKPYSCSECGKHFCSKSVLLAHQRIHTGEKPFFCSECGKYFTEKLGLVRHQRIHTGEKPFFCSECGKCFAEKLRLVRHKRNHTKEKLFSECGNHSNKV